The following proteins are encoded in a genomic region of Candidatus Poribacteria bacterium:
- the hpt gene encoding hypoxanthine phosphoribosyltransferase, translating into MKMEIESTLISEAEIQRRVRELGQQISDDYFDRELVLVCVLKGAALFFADLFRTLSIPVRCEFIQLSSYDDRTESAGHIRTVQGLNGNLHNADVVVVEDIVDTGQTVSFLMKEIQALEPASVKVCSLLNKPSRRIVPTPIDYVGFEIPDAFVVGYGLDYAQKYRNLREIYHIKT; encoded by the coding sequence ATGAAAATGGAAATTGAATCGACGCTAATCTCCGAAGCAGAAATTCAAAGGCGTGTCCGTGAATTGGGTCAACAGATCTCCGACGATTACTTCGATCGCGAGCTGGTGCTTGTCTGTGTTCTCAAGGGTGCAGCTTTATTCTTTGCGGATCTGTTCCGCACGCTCTCGATTCCTGTGCGCTGCGAGTTTATCCAACTTTCGAGTTATGACGATAGAACGGAATCGGCAGGGCATATTCGGACAGTCCAGGGATTAAACGGAAACCTTCACAACGCGGACGTGGTTGTTGTGGAGGATATCGTTGACACAGGACAGACCGTGAGTTTTCTCATGAAGGAGATCCAGGCGTTGGAGCCTGCAAGCGTGAAAGTGTGTAGTCTCTTAAACAAGCCAAGCCGAAGAATCGTGCCAACGCCGATCGATTATGTCGGTTTTGAGATTCCAGACGCCTTTGTCGTTGGATACGGCTTGGACTACGCGCAGAAGTACCGGAATTTGCGTGAGATTTATCACATCAAAACGTGA